A DNA window from Legionella sp. MW5194 contains the following coding sequences:
- a CDS encoding hydroxymethylglutaryl-CoA reductase, degradative, translating into MPENNQFEGFSKLTRMERYQRLKALGALTDDDIAFLQGGAVTDLHLAENLIENAIGYFQLPLGVAGHFRIDGKDLVIPMAVEETSIIAALSKTAKWVRECGEITTGMEGDCIIGQIQIAHVKNRLQLETLLQENKEKLIAMVNSSIASSMVKRQGGVKDIELRTVPYGNGELMAVIHVTMNPVDAMGANLLNQVLEYLKSPIEQLTQEKVSLCILSNLNDKKITTAQVVIREIDAELGEKIALASEFAKQDPYRAATHNKGVLNGIDPVVIATGNDWRAVEAGIHAYAVKQGQYRAITQWSYRDGTLYGEFRAPLVVGIVGGVTTLHPTARMALRMMNIQSANQLSRIMAAVGLVQNLGALKALCTVGISQGHMKLHLNNLILKTDATEKETPLLKARLEQFLLTNKHITGHDVITILNDLREALRHDEMERSR; encoded by the coding sequence ATGCCGGAGAATAATCAATTCGAAGGATTTTCAAAATTGACACGGATGGAACGGTATCAACGACTTAAAGCACTGGGTGCTTTAACCGATGACGACATTGCTTTTTTACAGGGCGGGGCAGTGACTGATCTGCATTTGGCAGAAAACCTGATTGAGAACGCCATTGGTTATTTTCAATTGCCCCTGGGCGTCGCCGGTCATTTTCGCATCGATGGTAAAGACCTGGTCATTCCCATGGCGGTTGAGGAAACCTCCATTATTGCGGCCTTATCGAAAACGGCCAAATGGGTCAGAGAATGCGGCGAGATAACAACAGGCATGGAAGGCGACTGCATTATCGGTCAGATTCAGATCGCTCATGTTAAAAATAGGCTGCAACTGGAAACTCTGCTGCAGGAAAACAAAGAAAAACTGATTGCCATGGTGAATTCGTCGATCGCCTCCAGCATGGTTAAACGCCAGGGTGGTGTCAAAGACATCGAATTGCGGACAGTACCCTATGGGAATGGTGAGCTGATGGCTGTTATTCATGTCACCATGAACCCTGTGGATGCCATGGGTGCCAACCTGTTGAATCAGGTTCTTGAATATTTGAAGTCACCCATAGAGCAGTTGACTCAGGAAAAGGTAAGCCTTTGTATTTTATCCAATTTAAATGATAAAAAAATAACCACCGCTCAGGTTGTGATTCGTGAGATCGATGCCGAGCTTGGGGAAAAAATCGCCTTGGCTTCGGAGTTTGCCAAACAGGATCCCTACCGCGCAGCCACGCACAACAAAGGGGTGCTCAATGGCATTGATCCCGTGGTCATCGCCACGGGCAATGACTGGCGTGCGGTGGAAGCGGGCATCCATGCCTATGCAGTAAAGCAGGGGCAATACCGGGCGATTACTCAATGGTCTTATCGGGATGGAACACTGTATGGCGAATTCAGAGCGCCGCTGGTTGTGGGAATTGTCGGCGGTGTGACGACCCTGCATCCCACCGCCAGAATGGCCTTGCGCATGATGAACATCCAATCAGCCAATCAGTTGTCCCGTATTATGGCGGCAGTCGGTCTGGTGCAGAATTTAGGGGCATTAAAGGCTTTATGCACCGTCGGGATAAGCCAAGGGCATATGAAACTGCATTTAAATAATTTAATCTTAAAAACCGATGCAACGGAAAAGGAAACCCCGCTGTTAAAGGCGAGGCTTGAACAATTCCTGTTAACCAATAAACACATTACCGGACATGATGTGATTACTATCCTTAATGACCTAAGAGAAGCCTTACGACATGATGAAATGGAACGTTCCCGCTAA
- a CDS encoding DUF3757 domain-containing protein: MKKILLLTACCLMACTGYAAITTCPDPNTTSLQWGEPPAPWVVNPYSPHKPQGEANTAFVRANLLVAGLGRGVVCTYKNSLGEYAIWWQVLVKIPSRNDYRWIDSLGGFVCTQSLTDCQFSAAS; the protein is encoded by the coding sequence ATGAAAAAAATACTATTGCTTACAGCATGCTGTTTGATGGCGTGTACCGGCTATGCGGCGATAACGACCTGTCCCGATCCCAACACCACCTCCCTGCAATGGGGTGAGCCGCCGGCTCCCTGGGTTGTCAATCCGTATTCTCCTCATAAACCTCAGGGCGAAGCGAATACGGCGTTTGTCAGGGCTAATCTTTTAGTCGCCGGTTTGGGCCGAGGTGTAGTCTGTACCTATAAAAATTCGCTGGGCGAATACGCCATCTGGTGGCAGGTGCTGGTCAAAATCCCTTCGCGCAACGATTATCGCTGGATTGATTCCTTGGGCGGATTTGTTTGCACCCAATCGTTGACCGATTGCCAATTCAGTGCAGCCAGTTGA
- the nadA gene encoding quinolinate synthase NadA, giving the protein MLTDASTYQPEKTLMSITNDMSICQSDYPLDWYQEDFIPYAEEYLALPDRKLTTVLAWMTPYLKKAQDHFGDQLLLLAHYYMGGEIVRLVEQFGGQIGDSYQLALMAANNPQKSVIIESAVHFMAESISILANNNQHVYITNPKSGCTMEMLAKDFMVEPAFLDLNERYGAENILPVCYMNTSGRVKAMTGAQGGAVCTSSNVKKIFQWAQKQHKKILFIPDQHMGENVAYWLGINKLAYWPGGTAGAQYSLAAQNSQTLKQFDEAELILFSSQCAVHTHYSADMCEYWHRQGYTTVVHPECRNEVIRTAHEAGSTAFIWDYVVNDRAGTRHYAIGTENHMVENVKQYCRGLGITVVNLAEAPKKDHEKGMGCGCATMSRNDPPHLVALVDLLRQGKSMAYNEVKAGDVVNEFTGMRQRLKEQDQQWVIDNAKKALEMMITITEDRL; this is encoded by the coding sequence ATGTTAACCGATGCCAGTACTTACCAACCCGAGAAGACCTTGATGTCGATTACCAACGACATGAGCATTTGTCAAAGCGACTACCCTCTCGATTGGTATCAGGAAGACTTCATTCCTTATGCCGAGGAATACCTCGCCCTGCCTGATCGCAAACTGACAACGGTTTTAGCCTGGATGACGCCTTATTTAAAAAAGGCTCAGGATCATTTTGGCGATCAGCTGTTGTTGCTGGCCCATTATTACATGGGCGGTGAAATCGTTCGTCTCGTGGAGCAATTTGGCGGGCAGATTGGCGATTCCTATCAATTGGCGCTGATGGCCGCCAATAATCCGCAAAAGTCAGTCATCATTGAATCGGCCGTGCATTTCATGGCGGAATCCATCAGTATCCTTGCCAATAACAACCAGCATGTTTACATCACCAACCCCAAATCCGGTTGCACCATGGAAATGCTGGCCAAAGATTTTATGGTGGAACCGGCTTTTCTCGATCTAAACGAGCGCTACGGCGCCGAAAACATCCTGCCGGTGTGTTACATGAACACTTCCGGTCGGGTGAAAGCCATGACCGGCGCGCAAGGCGGCGCTGTCTGTACCAGTTCCAATGTCAAAAAAATATTCCAGTGGGCCCAGAAACAACACAAAAAGATTCTGTTTATCCCTGATCAGCACATGGGGGAAAATGTTGCTTATTGGCTTGGGATTAACAAGCTGGCTTACTGGCCAGGCGGGACGGCAGGGGCTCAGTATTCACTGGCCGCTCAGAATAGTCAAACCTTAAAGCAGTTTGACGAGGCCGAATTGATCCTGTTCTCCAGTCAGTGCGCAGTCCACACCCATTACAGTGCCGACATGTGCGAATACTGGCATCGTCAAGGCTATACCACCGTCGTTCATCCGGAATGCCGTAACGAAGTCATTCGCACAGCCCATGAGGCAGGCTCCACCGCCTTCATTTGGGATTATGTGGTGAATGATCGGGCTGGAACCCGCCACTATGCTATCGGTACCGAAAACCACATGGTAGAAAATGTCAAACAATATTGCCGCGGCTTGGGCATTACCGTGGTTAATCTTGCCGAAGCCCCCAAAAAAGATCATGAAAAAGGCATGGGCTGCGGTTGTGCTACCATGTCGCGCAATGATCCGCCGCATTTGGTTGCCCTGGTTGATCTGCTGCGTCAAGGTAAATCCATGGCGTATAACGAAGTCAAAGCCGGTGATGTGGTGAATGAATTTACCGGCATGCGTCAACGCTTGAAAGAACAGGACCAGCAGTGGGTTATCGACAATGCAAAAAAAGCCCTGGAAATGATGATCACTATTACTGAGGATCGATTATAG